In Zingiber officinale cultivar Zhangliang chromosome 3B, Zo_v1.1, whole genome shotgun sequence, a single window of DNA contains:
- the LOC122055923 gene encoding golgin subfamily A member 6-like protein 1, with product MGIVFPDYDPADAPDSTIQEGFRQMRGDLQSLHQQQEEMLQQEKEMLQRRVVMLQREEEMLQRQEVMLQREEKILQQLREMLDFLRTWHLSQQPSVPSAAAGGNAGCSQDLAS from the exons ATG GGGAT AGTGTTTCCAGATTATGATCCTGCAGATGCTCCTGATTCGACGATCCAGGAGGGTTTTAGGCAGATGAGAGGGGACTTGCAGTCACTTCACCAGCAGCAAGAGGAGATGCTGCAGCAGGAGAAAGAGATGCTGCAGCGACGGGTGGTGATGCTGCAGCGGGAGGAGGAGATGCTGCAGCGACAGGAGGTGATGCTGCAGCGAGAGGAGAAGATCCTGCAGCAGCTACGGGAGATGCTGGATTTTCTCAGGACTTGGCATCTTAGCCAGCAGCCATCAGTCCCTTCAGCAGCTGCAGGAGGTAATGCTGGATGTTCTCAGGACTTGGCATCTTAG